The genomic window GCTCCCAATCGTAAGGAAAATACGCTGATAATTCAGGCACACATCTGCTGCTTCTCGATATCCTTTCACTTCTATTATACCACTGTAATTCCATTGTACGCTCTCTCTTTCATAGCGAATATATTTTATACCGGTATCTGCACAAGCTTCCATAGCATTTCTACTCACATTTACAGCGTAAGGATGTGTGGCATCGACAACTACGTTTATCCCATTATCCCTTATATATTTCTCCATATCGTCTTTATTCAATGCCCCTACGTGGGTATGACCCCCTCTGTACAGACTGCTACCGTATTCCGTGACAGTGCTGACAGTCACGTCGTATCCTTTATTCACCAGGTAATCAGCTACTATTCTACTCTCATAGGTTCCGCCTAAAACCAATATCATAGGCTATAGCCCCTTGGAGTAACGATTTTGCTGTCATAAATATAGGTATCAGATTTCCCTACTATTATAGTTGTCAGCATATCAATAGGATGTAAAAGCATATTCTGCAGATCGGTTATCACCACACTCTGTCCCTCCCTTCCCGCATTTTTCACTATTCCAACAGGGGTAGATGGGCTTTTGTACTTCAACATGATTTGCTGCGCTTTGCCCAGATGCTCCTCTCTTTCTTTGCTTCTCGGATTGAAGATAACTATCACAAAATCGCCTATGCTGGCGTATTCTATGCGTTTTTCTATGATGCTCCAGCTGGTAAGGTGATCAGATAAGCTTATACACGCAAAATCGTTCATCAGAGGTGCTCCTAATAATGATGCAGCTGCATTAAAGGCACTTACACCTGGTATTACCTCAAAACCTAATTCTCCAGGGTTTATTCCTTTTTCTTTGATAACCTCCAGAATAAGTCCTGCCATGCCGTAAATACCAGCATCCCCGCTGCTCACAACGCACACGTTTTTCCCTTCCATTACTTCTTCTATAGCCACCCTGCATCTATCCACTTCCTGCCTCATACCTGAGGATATAATCTCTTTATCTGTCACCATCGGTTTTATAAGTTCAATATACGTCTTATAACCGATTACAACATCACATTCTTTTATGGCTTCTATGGCCTTTATCGTCATATTTCCATAATCCCCTGGACCTATGCCCACTACCTTTATCCAGGCCAAAATCCACACCTCCTCATGGCTTTTTGTACACCGCTAACGTAATGCCATCACCAGAATAATATCCCAGCTCTTTTCCTCCATCGCTAATGATGTAAGCGCACGGCCTTGCTACACTGCCGACGCCCACGGTTTCCCTCACAAACTCAGAAACAGGAAACCTATTTTCTACATCAGCTATCTTTCTCTTCTCCAAAAAACTTATAGGCACAGAAAAATGCTCAGCAGCGCCATAAAGTCCTTTTTCATCCTTTTTCATCTCCCCACTGGCTATCTGCGCTATGCTATGAGGCGATAAAGCCAGTTCTTCAAATGCCCTCTCTATAAAGTCTATTATTTTACCAGAAGGGATACCTCTTTTACAACCTATGCCAATATAGATATCTTTAGGTCTTAAAATCACGTGAGGAAATACGCAGTCCACAACCTTATCTGTGATATATACACACGCCTTTATACCTTCCGGTATCCTGAGTGAACCGTCATCCATATTCACCACAAAAGCACTAGGTGGCAATTTGATATCGTCAGATTTGATCAGTTTAAGCATATTCCCATCACATATAAACGCTATTGGTTCGTCGTTGACTATAGCACTGTTTACAGCAACCAGATCTTTAAAATTATCAATATACAGGCCATGTCGCTTAGCCAGAACATCTACAGCCGTATAACCATTTATATCTGTGGCTGTAGTTATAACCGGTTGTGCTCCTATCACATCTGCTACCTGCCTGGCTAGCTCGTTGGCACCGCCTATATGCCCTGAGAGGAGGCTTATAGCAAAACGGCCTTTTTCATCCATGACCACAACAGCAGGATCTACCCTTTTGTCTTTAACAATACCCGATATGGCCCTTACCACTATTCCCATTGCCATAATGAATACAAAACCATCATATTTTTCAAAAATTCCATGGACAAAATCCCTAAAATCGCCTTTTATGACCATTTCGCCATCCTCAGCAAATTTTTCATTAACATAGATATCGCAATTCAGTTTTTTCCCGAGAATGCGGGCCATCTCACATCCTCCCTTTGTAAGGGCAATAACAGCTAATCTATTTTTTTTGCCGTAAGCCTCTTTACCATTTAAAAAAGTATTTATGCCATCCCTATAACCGTGTGAAAAAGTCTTATCGTAAAGTCGGGAATTTTGAAAAGCGTCGCCCAGAAACCTTCCTACCAGTATCATAGCAGTTTTTTTAATCCCCGCATCTACAACCTTATGAGCAATATCGGATAAAGTACCTTCAATGATCATTTCATCAGGCCATGAAGCTTTATAAACCACCGCTACCGGAGTATCTTCCGGATAACCGGATTTAAGCTGATCCACTACATTATAGATATCATGTACGCTTAAAAATATAGCCATTGTTGCCCCATGTTTCGCCAGTTCTGATAGTTTTTCTCCCGGTGGGACAGGGGTACGCCCCTCTGCTCTCGTTAGTATTACGGTTTGAGCTATTTCGGGAAGCGTAAGTTCCTTTTTCAGCGCTGCTGCTGCAGCAGTAAAGGAGCTTACTCCAGGTATAACCTGATATGCAATACCATAATGATCCAGTAACCTCATCTGCTCTCTTATGGCTCCATATATAGTCGGGTCCCCTGTATGTATCCTGGCTACATCCCATCCTTTCGCATCCGCATCTTTCATCACCTCTATTATCTCCTCAAGGGTCATAGATGAGCTGTCGTATATTTTGGCCTCTGCCCTGGTGTATCTTAAAATCTCAGGATTGACCAGGGAACCAGCATATATTACCACCTAGCACTGACCCATGATTTTTGCAGATTTTATCGTCATAAGTTCAGGATCCCCGGGGCCTGCACCTATAAAATATATCATATATAACCACCGCCTCTTTTTACCTCTTTTTGGCTATTATTAATGAAAGGTAATCAATTTTTCTGCCTGAAAATTGCCCTAAGTCCCTTGTTACAACCTCATCTGGATGTCCACATCTTATAGCCAGACCCGCCTCAAATCCTTTTTCACTTAGTAAGCGTATTATTTCATCGTAATTCCTGGCTACTTTCATCAGTATCACATTATGGTAAGTGGACAGCACTTCTTCTATAACATCAATATCATTGGATGGAATTACCACAAATGGCTGGCTACCCTCTGCTATAGGTATATTTAATCTGGCTGCTGCCGCTGTAAAAGACGTTATACCGGGAATTGTTTCAACCTTATACCCATTCAGATGTTTTAAAATATAGATATATGTGCTGTATATCATGGGATCTCCTATAGTTATAAAAGCTGTATTTTTACCCGAATCCAGAAAGCCCTTTATTATTTCCACATTTTCTTTCCACTTTCTCTGAAGAAGTGAATGATCTTTAGTCATAGGAAAATCTATTAAAACTACTTCTGCCGTTTTTAAATAAGGTTTGACGATTTCCAGAGCAATACTTTCCTGCCCGGTTCCCGATGGTGCTACTACCACATCGATATCAGAAAGTATTTTTACAGCCTTTAATGTAATGAGTTCAGGATCCCCTGGACCTACGCCTATCCCGTAAAATCTCGCCATATAATCACCTCACACCTGTCACTATATAAACAGGGTTTCTAGCCAGCATCATGGTTTTCATTCCCACATCCTTTGATACCGCTATATTGATACTTATCGCATCTGTAATATATCCATGGGTTTTAAAAAAAGTAATTGCCTGATATGTAGATTCTATGGTTATAGAGTCTATAACTACGATTCCATCTGATGTAAGCCTGAGGTCCACTTCATCAAGAATATCCCCTAACCTCTCGCCGCTTCCCCCTATAAAAACTCTGTCGGGATCAGGCAAATCCTGTAATGCTTCCGGTGCATGGCCTTTTATAATCGTGACATTTTCCAGCTCAAATTTTTCCACATTGCACTTTATAAGCTCTACCGCCTCACTGTCTCTTTCCACAGAAAACACCCTGCCATTTCTAGCGCACAAAGCTGCTTCCACAGTTATCGTACCTGTACCTGCACCTATATCCCATACTATACTATTTTCCATAAGTCGAAGTTTCGAAAGCACCACTGCCCTTATCTCCTGCTTGGTCATAGGAATTTGGCCTCTGATAAACATGTCATCGGGAATGCCATGGGTAACATATCTCCATTTCATCTTATCACCACCACATTTATATCAAAATCGCCATCATAATTTACCAGCTCGTCCACAGAAAACTTCCTTATTTTTTCATTACCATAGGACAGATTTTCTCCTACATAGATCTGCCTGTCCCTTATTCCGTTGCCATAGAGTATCTTTGCGATGTATACAGGGTTATGCCTGCAATCAGTTAATACAGCCACTACAGGATAACGGCTTACAGCCTCAATCACATCCTGTTCTCTTCCGTGCAGGCTTATGATCTTGCAGTCGTGCCACGGCATTTGAAGCCGCGAAAACATATACTGCACCGAACTTATACCCGGTACTATATCAATATCTTCGTCAGTATATCTTTTTACCAGCTCCGTAATGCCATATAACCCGGGGTCTCCTGATGCCATTATAACTTTGTGTCCTGGCTGTTTGAGAATAACGCTCCAGTCTGTGTCTGCCTTTATAACATATTTCACGCAATTGATATCCTTAAATTGAGAAAGGACACGGGCACCACCAATCAATATGTCAGCACTTTTTATCCTCTTCATGGCCTCAGGAACTATGTATTCCAATGCGCCTGGACCAACGCCCACAACGCTTATCATACCTGCACCTCCATAGGGCTTCTGGCCAGCAGGCCCCGTTTGAGAGAAAATAAAACCACATCTACCTCTAAGGCCCCGTATGTATATCCCTCACATTTTTCTTTTATCCTATCTGCAACCAATTGCCCGTATTTCTTCAAGTCCAACCCATATCTGTCCAGGACATCTAAAGCATCTTCTGATGTATTGCTATGTAAAAGTTCTTTTATAGCGTCATGTTTTGCCCCAAGATAGGCCGCATAGGCTGTCATAATCTCAGCTCTGGCATCAGCTATCCTGCTATGGGTATTAAATATACCAGCTGATGCTTTTATAAGTTTACCTATGTGTCCTATAAGCAATACCTTCTTAAAACCGTATTCTACCGATTTATCCAGCATAAAGCCAAGATAATTACCATAAGATACGATTATTCTGTCGTCATATCCCATCTTTACCGCATAATCCCGACCATAATTACCTGGTACCAGTACTACCCGGCTATTTCCCTGGCGGCTGATAACAGACAACTCTAAAGCCAGAGACTCCTTCAAAGCCTCCTCAGACATGGGCTCCACAATACCCGTCGTCCCCAATATAGAAAGTCCACCTACGATACCAAGCCTGGGATTGTAAGTTTTTTGTGCTACCTTATCGCCACCTGGTATGCTCAACGTAAGTACGACACCTTTGTCCGGCGGTAAAACCTCTTTTACCTCCTTAAAAATCATCTCCATGGGAACGGGATTTATAGCTGGATTCCCCGGTGCTACTTGTAGACCTGGCTTTGTAACGGTACCAATTCCTTCCCCGGCCCTCACTTCTATACCTTTTTCAGCTCTTTCTGCCATAGCATATACTACAAGGCCATTGGTGACATCAGGATCATCTCCACCATCCTTCTTAATACCACACCTGGCGTAGTTTTTACCTAATGATACATCCAAAACATCCAGGGAAAGCCTCCAGCCTTTTGGGGTATCTATTTCTACCCTATCTATCGCAACACCAGTGTATAGCATAAACGTCGCCGCTTTTGAAGCAGCTGCAGCACAGGATCCTGTGGTGTAGCCATATCTAAGTTTTTTACCATCTTTCAGCAAATAGCGTTCCAATATCAATTGCCCCCTTTTAGTCGCCGATTTTTTATGCCATGTAAAGTAGAGCATTAACTATAGCTGCCGCAATAGTGCTTCCACCTTTTCTACCTTCAATAGTTATATACGGGATGTCCAGCGCTTTTAAGAGTTCCTTGGACTCCGTCGCCCCCACAAATCCCACAGGTACTCCTATAATCAGTTCTGGTCTTGCCTTCCTATTTTTTACCAATTCTACGAGTTGATAAAGCGCCGTGGGGGCATTCCCTATGGCAAACACTCTATTATCAGGTTCCTCTACAGCCTTTATCATAGCAGCCATAGATCGGGTTATACAGTTGTTTTTTGCATAAGATACCACATCTGGATCATCGATATAGCATTTTACATTGCATCCCCATTTATTTAAAGCTTTTTTATTTATACCCGCCGCAACCATTTTTGTATCAGTAACTATGGTAACACCTTTTTTAAAAGCATTGATCCCCGCATCAATAGCATCATGGCTTATTCTGAGCGTCTCTACATAATCAAAATCTGCTGTTGCATGAATAACCCTTTTAAGCACCCATAGCTCTTTACTGCCAAATTTCCCTGCAGGTATATGGGAGTCTATTATTTCAAAACTCTTTCGTTCGATTTCCAAGGGATCACATATAAAATGCATTCCGTTCATTTTATCGCCTCGCTTATCCTGTCCATGAGGATTTCCACCAATCTATCATCATATCCTATGGGTTTTGTCATCCTTATATCCACATGATATTGTTTCATTGCTTTTTCAAATTCCCTTGGTATATCTTCCTGCACATGGTTGCCTTCAAAAAGAAAAAAAGGCACTGTTATGATCCTTTTTATGCCGTCATCAACGATCTTTTTTATGGCTTCATGGATATCAGGATGATTAAACTGCAAAAAAGCTACTACAACACTTCTAAATGAAGACATATTTTTAATTCTATCCGCTATCCTGTATATAACCTCTTCTGTTCCAGCGGCCCTGCTACCATGGGCCAATATCAAAAGAGCTTCTTCATCGTGCATAATAACACCTCAATCCAACCTATGAATTAATATTTTTAATCATTTAAAATCAAAATTGAATTTCTCAATGACAGCATAGCCGTCTACAACGTCAATCACAGAAATGCTCCCATTATCCACCTTAAACCTCCAGAAAGCATCATGGGTGCCACAAACTACGTGTGATAATATTGCCCTTATGGGACCGGCATGGGTTATAACAGCAATATCATGTGACTCATCCTCAGTGATCTTATTAAAGGCATTTACAATCCTTTTATAAAATTCCATAAAACTTTCTCCATCAGGTATTTTATAAGAAAAATCGCTGCACCACCTTTTCCACTCTTCAGGGTATAGCTCTTTAGCCTGTTGCCAGGTCAAACCTTCAAATATGCCAAAATTTTCTTCTAAAAGTCCTTCGGTGACGATTATTGGAATCTGAGCATCAAAAGCGTCAGCGATGATCTTACACCTATTGCTGGGGCTTGTATAGATTTTATCGATATTTACCATGCGTAAATACTCTATGATTTTTGCCGTTTGCTGTTCACCTTTTGAAGTCAACGATGTTTCACTCTGTCCTAGATATACGCCTTTGGCGTTGGCTTCTGTTTGCCCATGCCTTATCAAATATATCTTCATCAGACCACCTCAGGTTTACTGTTTATAATCTTCCGCCCATACACCTTATAATAGTCCGTGATATGGGAATGAACAAAAAAATCCTCAATCCGTTCCATATCCCCTTTGCGTCCATCAACCAACACACCAATGCTCGTACCTGTATGAGCCACAGTTATCCCCGCAGCACCCCGGGCTATAGCACTATCTAAAATAAAATCAATATAAGGCTTAGGCAGTATACGCTGGTTATTTAAAGCACTCATTGTGCTTGCACTGGCCACATCTTCCACAGATCCTTTTTCTATCCCGGAACGCAATAGCCTGTATGCCTCATCCAGTGGATGCCCTGAATGCTTCTTGATTTTGTGAAACTCTATCGTATCCAGTCTATCCCGTCCTTCCAAGACAATCACATACATATCAGGCGCTTTGCCCAGCGGTTCTATAACCGTCCCATTACGGGAGTCAAAGAGAGTTATCTTATCAAATATGGTGCTATCAGTAGGCTCTATACTCACAGCTATGTGCGACAGCTCAGTGCTCTCTAATTGCACCCCAAAAACCGCTGCTACCGCTGTACACACCGCCGCAATATCGGCAGTACTGCTGCCCATACCCTTTCCTACAGGTATATCCGAATGTACCTGTATACTCAATCTATCCAAAACCTCCTTCTTTTCTCCTATAAAATCCAGGGTACGAACAGCGGCCTCTTTTGCCTTTTTAGCCAGGGGATATATAGGCCCATCAACCTCCACGCAGGCATAGGAATACATATCTATAGGGCATGATACTATAAGTTCTTTCCCGCCTATAATTCCTTGTATAAATTCTCCGCAAGAAGCCTGAGACCTTGCAATAATTTTCTTCCCCATAGATTCCACCTACCTTGCCCATAGGAAAATGTACGCATACACAATCAATTCAGTTATCTCGCTTATGCTGCCCAATGTATCTCCTGTCATGCCACCAATCCTCCACTGAATATATGCCGTGATAATAAAACCACTCATGAGGGCTGCAGCGGTCATGAATAGTATATCGGCGTAAGAAACATAGCTGAAAAAAAAGCCTATGATTAAAGCAAAAGCCAGCCCGATAATCATATCCATATATTTCACTTTACCGATAAATAATCCCCCAAGGCCTTTCCCTTCCCTTGCCGATTTTGAAAAAACGAGAGCGGGCAGCATCGCCAGTCTCCCCATTACAGGAGCTATTATCAGAGCCACAGGTATATAGAGAGGGTCTGTATTCGCCAGAAAAAATATCTTCAACAATACCATAAACAGTATGGCAAGAACGCCATTAGTCCCAATACGGCTATCTTTCATGATCTCAAGTATTTTTTCCCTGCTTTTAGCACTGAATAAGCCATCAAATGTATCCGCCAGACCATCTATATGCATTGAACCTGTCAGTACATAGGACATGGCCACAGCTATTATTACAGATATCTCATCAGGCAATTCCATCTGGCTCATATAATAAGTAAAATATAGTGCGAGCCCCAGTATAAAACCGATGATAGGAAAGTATTTGCTTCCTCTGCCGAAGTCATCCTCATCTACTTCAAGGCTTATAGGAATGGGAATACGCGTCATAAATTGGAGCATAAGCACAAATCGTTTAAGTTCCTTCAAAGCATCATCACCTTCTTTCGTCAACCTACTTTATTTTCACTGGAATACCAGCTATCACCATATAGACCTCATCAGCAGCAGCTGCCACCAGCTGATTCATTCTGCCGGCTATATCCCTGAAAATGCGTCCCAACCTGTATTCTGGCACCAACCCCATTCCAACCTCATTAGTGACGAGCACAACGTCAGCTGATGACTTCCTGGCTCCTTCAATGATTCCCATTATTTCTTTTTCAATGCCTTTTTCTACCTCATCAATAACATCCATAGGAACATTATCCCAATCCAGATTTGCATCCATCAATAAATTAGTAATCATTATAGTAACGCAATCCAGCAGCACCGCTTTCTTATCAGTGCCGGCAATAATATCTTTTAGACCTTTATACCCTTCATAGGTGTCCCAGCTGGAGGGCCTTCTTTCTCTATGCCTCCTAACCCTATCTTTCATTTCATCATCAAAGGGTACAGATGTAGCTATATACAATACGCTATCAGTTTTTGACGCCAGCTTTTCCGCAAAAGTACTTTTACCTGAACGAGCACCGCCTGTAATAATTATAAGACGTCCCATTTTCAACCTCCACAATTCCGCCTTTAGCAATTTAATATATATAACACTATATCATGATAAAAAACCGCACCAATAGGAAAAAGAGCAATGAAATCAGCGATGTTATATACATTATCTTTATGGCATCAATGATGTGCTCCGCCTTTATATCCTTTTTGCCTTCCCCCAAAATGGGTTTGTTTTCAGGCCTGCCAAAGTAATAATTTGTCCCACCCAATTTTATTCCAAGAGCACCTGCAACAGCCGCCTCCCCATGAGCGCTATTGGGACTATCGTGCTTTAATCTATCTCGTAACATTATCCTGAAACTGCTTTTACCGTCATATCCCAGCAACCACGCAGCTACAGGTATTAGCATACCTGTTATCCTAGCAGGTATAAAATTTAAAATATCGTCAAGTTTAGCAGAAGCCCATCCGAAATTGATATATTTTTCGTTTTTATATCCCACCATAGAATCCAGCGTGCTGACCGCTTTATAGGCTAAAACCAGAGGTGCGCCCCCTATAACTGCATACATAATAGGAGCTACAATCCCATCATTTATATTTTCCGCCACGGTCTCTATGGCTGCCCTGGCAATATCCTTCTCATCCAATCTATCTGTTTCTCTGCTCACAATCATAGACAGATGCTTTCGGGCAGCATCTATATCTCCATCCTTTAGCGACTTATATACCTTTCTTACCTCCACATCGAGGCTCCTCGTAGCAAGTGCCGTATATATGAGAAAGATACTTACAGCCATTACCGCATATTTCCCGAGGATTGATATCACAAAAAGCAAGGCATATACCACTCCATACGTCAATAGGACCACTGTTACACAGAGAATTATACCCGCTTTTTTTTCTCCTTCAGTTCCTTTATATATACGCCTCAATTTTTCTTCCAGAAATGACACAAATTCTCCTATAATCCTGACAGGATGTGGATACCCCTGCGGATCACCCAAAATAAGATCTAAAATATACGCAATAATGACTTCTATCACCGCAAACTCTCCTTCATAATCTCATACAGTTTACTCATATCCAGGCTTCTCCTCACCACATCTGCAAGCGCATCATATTGATTCTCTTTATAAACTTTATAATCCCAGCAAGCTTCAATGGGTCTAAGTCCTTTTTGCTGCCGTATTATATTTATAAAAGCCCTGGTAAATTCGCTGTTTTCGAAGATACCATGTATATAAGTCCCCAAAACCCTGCCATCATCTGATACCGCTCCATCATAAATTTCTACATCTCTACTAAGTCGCCTATAGATGCGAGCAAAAACCTTTACACCTTCGTCATGCCGCGTATCACCCATGTGTATTTCGTAGCCTTCTATATTAATGCCATTTAAGCTCCTATACATTTCGCAATCACAGCATATCTCCGCCTTTACCTGCGCTGTAACCTTATGCTCCTTTATGGTAGTCCTGACATTTAATAAGCCCAATCCCCTTGACACTGTCATATCGCTTTCTATTTTGCCAGGATCTTCAATAAGCTCTCCTAACATTTGATATCCGCCGCATATGCCAATTACAAATCCTCCCCTTTCTCTATGCTTTACTATCTCCTCTTCCCAACCATTTCGTCTCAACGCATATAGATCGCCAATGGTATTCTTCGTACCAGGTATTATGATGAGATCAGTCTTACCAATAGGCTGCCCTTCATTTACGTACCTCACGTTCACCCCTTCCATATTCTCTAAAGGATCAAAGTCTGTAAAGTTT from Caldanaerobius fijiensis DSM 17918 includes these protein-coding regions:
- a CDS encoding sirohydrochlorin chelatase yields the protein MHDEEALLILAHGSRAAGTEEVIYRIADRIKNMSSFRSVVVAFLQFNHPDIHEAIKKIVDDGIKRIITVPFFLFEGNHVQEDIPREFEKAMKQYHVDIRMTKPIGYDDRLVEILMDRISEAIK
- a CDS encoding precorrin-8X methylmutase; the encoded protein is MNGMHFICDPLEIERKSFEIIDSHIPAGKFGSKELWVLKRVIHATADFDYVETLRISHDAIDAGINAFKKGVTIVTDTKMVAAGINKKALNKWGCNVKCYIDDPDVVSYAKNNCITRSMAAMIKAVEEPDNRVFAIGNAPTALYQLVELVKNRKARPELIIGVPVGFVGATESKELLKALDIPYITIEGRKGGSTIAAAIVNALLYMA
- the cbiG gene encoding cobalt-precorrin 5A hydrolase; amino-acid sequence: MNTFLNGKEAYGKKNRLAVIALTKGGCEMARILGKKLNCDIYVNEKFAEDGEMVIKGDFRDFVHGIFEKYDGFVFIMAMGIVVRAISGIVKDKRVDPAVVVMDEKGRFAISLLSGHIGGANELARQVADVIGAQPVITTATDINGYTAVDVLAKRHGLYIDNFKDLVAVNSAIVNDEPIAFICDGNMLKLIKSDDIKLPPSAFVVNMDDGSLRIPEGIKACVYITDKVVDCVFPHVILRPKDIYIGIGCKRGIPSGKIIDFIERAFEELALSPHSIAQIASGEMKKDEKGLYGAAEHFSVPISFLEKRKIADVENRFPVSEFVRETVGVGSVARPCAYIISDGGKELGYYSGDGITLAVYKKP
- the cobK gene encoding precorrin-6A reductase; amino-acid sequence: MILVLGGTYESRIVADYLVNKGYDVTVSTVTEYGSSLYRGGHTHVGALNKDDMEKYIRDNGINVVVDATHPYAVNVSRNAMEACADTGIKYIRYERESVQWNYSGIIEVKGYREAADVCLNYQRIFLTIGSNGLEYFAGLLKAGKELVARVLPMSSIIKKCEDMGLKPDNIIAIKGPVGYELNLSMFKEYRADVIVTKDSGKVGGVVEKIKAAEELGIDVIMIEKPPLSYPVVVKDLEQLMKEMGKGL
- a CDS encoding GHMP family kinase ATP-binding protein — translated: MGKKIIARSQASCGEFIQGIIGGKELIVSCPIDMYSYACVEVDGPIYPLAKKAKEAAVRTLDFIGEKKEVLDRLSIQVHSDIPVGKGMGSSTADIAAVCTAVAAVFGVQLESTELSHIAVSIEPTDSTIFDKITLFDSRNGTVIEPLGKAPDMYVIVLEGRDRLDTIEFHKIKKHSGHPLDEAYRLLRSGIEKGSVEDVASASTMSALNNQRILPKPYIDFILDSAIARGAAGITVAHTGTSIGVLVDGRKGDMERIEDFFVHSHITDYYKVYGRKIINSKPEVV
- the cobJ gene encoding precorrin-3B C(17)-methyltransferase, which gives rise to MAWIKVVGIGPGDYGNMTIKAIEAIKECDVVIGYKTYIELIKPMVTDKEIISSGMRQEVDRCRVAIEEVMEGKNVCVVSSGDAGIYGMAGLILEVIKEKGINPGELGFEVIPGVSAFNAAASLLGAPLMNDFACISLSDHLTSWSIIEKRIEYASIGDFVIVIFNPRSKEREEHLGKAQQIMLKYKSPSTPVGIVKNAGREGQSVVITDLQNMLLHPIDMLTTIIVGKSDTYIYDSKIVTPRGYSL
- the cobU gene encoding bifunctional adenosylcobinamide kinase/adenosylcobinamide-phosphate guanylyltransferase, with amino-acid sequence MGRLIIITGGARSGKSTFAEKLASKTDSVLYIATSVPFDDEMKDRVRRHRERRPSSWDTYEGYKGLKDIIAGTDKKAVLLDCVTIMITNLLMDANLDWDNVPMDVIDEVEKGIEKEIMGIIEGARKSSADVVLVTNEVGMGLVPEYRLGRIFRDIAGRMNQLVAAAADEVYMVIAGIPVKIK
- the cbiT gene encoding precorrin-6Y C5,15-methyltransferase (decarboxylating) subunit CbiT, whose protein sequence is MKWRYVTHGIPDDMFIRGQIPMTKQEIRAVVLSKLRLMENSIVWDIGAGTGTITVEAALCARNGRVFSVERDSEAVELIKCNVEKFELENVTIIKGHAPEALQDLPDPDRVFIGGSGERLGDILDEVDLRLTSDGIVVIDSITIESTYQAITFFKTHGYITDAISINIAVSKDVGMKTMMLARNPVYIVTGVR
- the cbiE gene encoding precorrin-6y C5,15-methyltransferase (decarboxylating) subunit CbiE, with the protein product MISVVGVGPGALEYIVPEAMKRIKSADILIGGARVLSQFKDINCVKYVIKADTDWSVILKQPGHKVIMASGDPGLYGITELVKRYTDEDIDIVPGISSVQYMFSRLQMPWHDCKIISLHGREQDVIEAVSRYPVVAVLTDCRHNPVYIAKILYGNGIRDRQIYVGENLSYGNEKIRKFSVDELVNYDGDFDINVVVIR
- the cobI gene encoding precorrin-2 C(20)-methyltransferase; translation: MARFYGIGVGPGDPELITLKAVKILSDIDVVVAPSGTGQESIALEIVKPYLKTAEVVLIDFPMTKDHSLLQRKWKENVEIIKGFLDSGKNTAFITIGDPMIYSTYIYILKHLNGYKVETIPGITSFTAAAARLNIPIAEGSQPFVVIPSNDIDVIEEVLSTYHNVILMKVARNYDEIIRLLSEKGFEAGLAIRCGHPDEVVTRDLGQFSGRKIDYLSLIIAKKR
- the cobS gene encoding adenosylcobinamide-GDP ribazoletransferase → MKELKRFVLMLQFMTRIPIPISLEVDEDDFGRGSKYFPIIGFILGLALYFTYYMSQMELPDEISVIIAVAMSYVLTGSMHIDGLADTFDGLFSAKSREKILEIMKDSRIGTNGVLAILFMVLLKIFFLANTDPLYIPVALIIAPVMGRLAMLPALVFSKSAREGKGLGGLFIGKVKYMDMIIGLAFALIIGFFFSYVSYADILFMTAAALMSGFIITAYIQWRIGGMTGDTLGSISEITELIVYAYIFLWAR
- the cbiD gene encoding cobalt-precorrin-5B (C(1))-methyltransferase CbiD, which encodes MERYLLKDGKKLRYGYTTGSCAAAASKAATFMLYTGVAIDRVEIDTPKGWRLSLDVLDVSLGKNYARCGIKKDGGDDPDVTNGLVVYAMAERAEKGIEVRAGEGIGTVTKPGLQVAPGNPAINPVPMEMIFKEVKEVLPPDKGVVLTLSIPGGDKVAQKTYNPRLGIVGGLSILGTTGIVEPMSEEALKESLALELSVISRQGNSRVVLVPGNYGRDYAVKMGYDDRIIVSYGNYLGFMLDKSVEYGFKKVLLIGHIGKLIKASAGIFNTHSRIADARAEIMTAYAAYLGAKHDAIKELLHSNTSEDALDVLDRYGLDLKKYGQLVADRIKEKCEGYTYGALEVDVVLFSLKRGLLARSPMEVQV
- the cobC gene encoding alpha-ribazole phosphatase, giving the protein MKIYLIRHGQTEANAKGVYLGQSETSLTSKGEQQTAKIIEYLRMVNIDKIYTSPSNRCKIIADAFDAQIPIIVTEGLLEENFGIFEGLTWQQAKELYPEEWKRWCSDFSYKIPDGESFMEFYKRIVNAFNKITEDESHDIAVITHAGPIRAILSHVVCGTHDAFWRFKVDNGSISVIDVVDGYAVIEKFNFDFK